In Pseudomonas asiatica, the following are encoded in one genomic region:
- a CDS encoding glycosyltransferase → MPNSAGVDAHSLDQALTRLRLMYAKPEHPYYILAPDYRETSSGVASLHYLCHVLNLNGREAYICGGQVVNPDLKTPLLDPLTQKRHQAEGKVPIAVYPEVVVGNPLGCDVVARFLLNFEGFLTGQSMQAAGRDLLFYSGALIAARHGYPDGDLLCLPTIDVELFSAPAPGTLREGKYLYQNRHPLEQIDYSQLPDDIQLLSMANALTLPELAVLLRKAEVLYTHEWSMTCVIAVLCGCPVIFIPGHGIDEQFLEASFIGSQGFAMLDRPGAFERASAGLEGALQRYVERTAPFWQHLEVFIAKTQFAARREAAGNHSGMLAWLRQRYPLPQQLQLMQDRLVAPDAPSIAVLVRDHGDPGALARTLGSLDDLLYQRIQVCVLGAVEPRRPNVQWLPADARAPLAAINGLLESSPCDWCMLVDAGVEFTASGLLVAALDLAQAPVTFGAVFADEAVRGADDSVEARLRPDLNLDMLLAHPAALSRHWLYHMRTLVQQGGFDPAAGGGFELAYQLRLIVDHGLGVVGHISEPLLISSLPDLTVCDDERTVIQKHLLERGYPDAQVRSIEQGANCYQIDYGHSRPASVSVILYIEGDLSRLQRCLEQLLQNTAVVPHEVLLVEPGNDDPVLLQWLDMLSQVEPGRVQVLRFMPGQPREAMRNAAAQEAQGEFLLWLDATAMVSDGDWLPALLNHAQRPEVGAVGCMLASADGVIQQAGLVLGLGGSVGPAFAGHVLGDEGALSALVTERNGVAVGDRCLMVRRETFLQSGGFSVDPLLAPWAEADLCLRLQQAGYLNVWTPRARLLLEAAPAAAISAEQEDALYARWLPQLVSDPSYNANQSLLAGHSHARQDNGLCWRPLQGIAPTVLAFAADQQAAGQARVIQPLMAMRNAGLIDGSVTMGVLTLVDIQRYAPSSIVLQRPLADAGLQTLRRLRAFSQAFKVYELDGYIPELGFDAGLSADELLQRMSHGLMQADRVVVAAPALAELLQGQHDDVRLLESALPAAWGQLQGLRRMAQRPRLGWIGNKDAALLAEVVPAMAHEVDWIVLGDCPQALRPFVREHHPQVTGEMLGNSLAALNLDLALVPMAETLGSACSADLRVLQHAACAHPVICSRVAGFAGADTLPLSRVENQTADWLRVIRLHLDDRDASAALGDALQNAVRANWLLQGERLEAWRRAWLA, encoded by the coding sequence ATGCCCAATTCTGCCGGGGTTGACGCCCATTCGCTCGACCAGGCACTGACGCGCCTGAGGTTGATGTATGCCAAGCCGGAGCATCCGTACTACATCCTGGCACCCGACTACCGGGAAACCTCCTCGGGCGTCGCGTCGCTGCACTATCTTTGCCACGTGCTCAACCTGAACGGGCGCGAGGCTTATATCTGTGGCGGTCAGGTGGTCAATCCGGACCTAAAAACGCCATTGCTGGACCCGCTGACGCAGAAGCGGCATCAGGCCGAAGGCAAGGTGCCGATAGCTGTCTATCCGGAAGTGGTGGTGGGCAACCCGCTTGGCTGCGATGTGGTGGCGCGTTTCCTGCTGAACTTCGAGGGTTTTCTTACCGGCCAGAGCATGCAGGCCGCTGGCAGAGACCTGTTGTTCTATTCCGGCGCCCTGATCGCCGCACGGCATGGCTATCCGGATGGCGACTTGCTGTGCCTGCCGACGATCGATGTCGAGCTGTTCAGCGCGCCGGCACCGGGCACGCTGCGGGAAGGTAAGTACCTTTACCAGAATCGCCACCCGCTGGAGCAGATCGACTATTCGCAGTTGCCTGACGATATCCAGCTGCTGAGCATGGCCAATGCCCTGACATTACCCGAGCTGGCAGTGCTGCTGCGTAAGGCCGAAGTGCTTTATACCCACGAATGGTCGATGACCTGCGTGATCGCGGTCCTTTGTGGCTGCCCGGTGATCTTCATTCCAGGGCACGGCATCGACGAGCAGTTTCTTGAGGCCAGCTTCATCGGCAGCCAGGGTTTCGCCATGCTCGATCGGCCCGGCGCATTCGAGCGTGCCAGCGCAGGGCTGGAAGGTGCCCTGCAGCGTTATGTGGAAAGAACGGCACCCTTCTGGCAACACCTCGAGGTGTTCATCGCCAAGACCCAGTTTGCAGCCCGTCGCGAGGCGGCCGGCAATCACAGCGGTATGCTGGCATGGCTGCGTCAGCGTTACCCGCTGCCGCAGCAGTTACAGTTGATGCAGGACCGGCTGGTGGCGCCCGATGCGCCCTCGATCGCCGTCTTGGTGCGGGATCACGGCGACCCGGGAGCCCTGGCGCGTACCCTGGGCAGCCTGGACGACTTACTGTACCAACGCATCCAGGTCTGTGTGCTGGGTGCGGTGGAGCCGCGTCGCCCGAACGTGCAGTGGTTGCCAGCTGATGCTCGAGCGCCGCTGGCCGCCATCAATGGCCTGCTGGAGAGCAGCCCCTGTGATTGGTGCATGCTGGTAGACGCGGGCGTGGAATTTACCGCCAGTGGCCTGCTGGTGGCGGCTCTCGACCTGGCACAGGCTCCGGTGACGTTTGGTGCGGTGTTTGCCGACGAGGCCGTGCGAGGCGCCGATGACAGCGTTGAAGCCCGTCTGCGACCCGACCTCAATCTGGACATGTTGCTGGCGCACCCGGCCGCATTGTCGCGGCACTGGTTGTACCACATGCGCACGCTCGTGCAGCAGGGTGGGTTCGACCCGGCTGCAGGGGGGGGCTTCGAATTGGCCTACCAGCTGCGATTGATTGTCGACCATGGCCTGGGGGTTGTGGGTCATATCAGCGAGCCGCTGTTGATCTCCAGTCTGCCGGACCTCACTGTATGCGACGATGAGCGCACGGTCATCCAGAAGCATCTGTTGGAGCGTGGTTATCCTGATGCGCAGGTTCGTTCGATCGAGCAAGGGGCGAATTGCTACCAGATCGACTATGGGCATTCGCGGCCAGCCTCGGTGAGTGTGATCCTCTACATCGAAGGCGACCTGTCACGGTTGCAGCGCTGCCTTGAACAGTTGTTGCAGAACACGGCAGTTGTCCCGCATGAAGTGCTGTTGGTAGAACCAGGCAATGACGATCCGGTGCTGCTGCAGTGGCTGGACATGCTGAGCCAGGTTGAGCCAGGACGAGTCCAGGTATTGCGTTTCATGCCGGGGCAGCCTCGTGAGGCCATGCGCAACGCCGCGGCGCAGGAGGCGCAGGGCGAGTTTTTGCTATGGCTGGATGCTACCGCCATGGTCAGTGATGGTGATTGGCTGCCAGCCTTGCTAAACCATGCACAGCGCCCTGAGGTCGGGGCTGTGGGGTGCATGCTGGCGAGCGCCGATGGGGTGATTCAGCAGGCAGGTCTGGTACTTGGGCTGGGTGGCAGCGTCGGTCCTGCATTCGCCGGGCATGTACTCGGCGATGAGGGTGCTCTGTCGGCGCTGGTGACCGAGCGTAACGGTGTAGCCGTGGGGGATCGTTGTCTGATGGTGCGGCGTGAAACCTTCCTTCAATCGGGTGGTTTCTCCGTCGACCCGTTATTGGCGCCCTGGGCTGAAGCCGACCTGTGCCTGCGCCTGCAGCAGGCCGGCTATCTGAATGTCTGGACGCCACGCGCCAGGCTGCTGCTGGAAGCAGCTCCCGCTGCTGCGATCAGTGCTGAACAGGAGGATGCGCTTTACGCTCGCTGGTTGCCGCAACTGGTCAGCGATCCCTCCTACAACGCCAACCAGTCATTGCTCGCCGGCCACAGCCATGCGCGGCAGGACAACGGTCTGTGCTGGCGGCCATTGCAAGGCATTGCTCCGACGGTGCTGGCCTTCGCTGCCGACCAGCAGGCGGCCGGGCAGGCCCGCGTAATACAGCCCCTCATGGCGATGCGCAACGCCGGCTTGATCGATGGTTCGGTAACCATGGGGGTTCTGACCCTGGTGGATATCCAGCGCTATGCGCCCTCGAGTATTGTCTTGCAGCGCCCGCTGGCGGATGCGGGGTTGCAGACCTTGCGTCGTCTGCGCGCATTCTCCCAGGCATTCAAGGTGTATGAGCTGGACGGTTATATCCCGGAATTGGGGTTCGACGCCGGCCTGAGTGCGGATGAATTACTGCAGCGCATGAGCCATGGGCTGATGCAGGCAGACAGAGTGGTCGTTGCTGCCCCGGCGTTGGCGGAGCTGTTGCAAGGACAGCACGATGACGTGCGCTTGCTTGAAAGCGCGCTACCTGCTGCCTGGGGCCAGTTGCAAGGTTTGCGGCGCATGGCGCAAAGGCCGCGTCTGGGCTGGATCGGCAACAAGGATGCTGCCTTGCTGGCCGAGGTGGTTCCGGCGATGGCGCATGAGGTCGATTGGATCGTCCTGGGCGACTGCCCGCAAGCGCTGCGGCCGTTCGTCCGAGAGCACCACCCGCAGGTCACTGGCGAAATGCTGGGCAATAGCCTCGCTGCCCTGAATCTCGACCTGGCGCTGGTGCCGATGGCCGAGACCTTGGGCAGCGCCTGCTCAGCCGATCTGCGGGTGCTCCAGCACGCTGCTTGCGCACATCCTGTGATCTGTAGCCGAGTCGCCGGTTTCGCTGGCGCAGATACCTTGCCGTTGTCGAGGGTGGAAAACCAGACGGCTGACTGGCTACGGGTCATTCGTCTGCATCTGGACGACCGCGACGCGTCGGCAGCGTTGGGTGATGCCTTGCAGAATGCCGTCCGGGCGAACTGGCTGCTTCAGGGGGAGCGCCTGGAGGCGTGGCGCCGGGCCTGGCTGGCCTGA
- the rffA gene encoding dTDP-4-amino-4,6-dideoxygalactose transaminase, which yields MSKQVIPFNKPFVVGKELFYIAQAVMNGGIAGDGQFTQSCQQWLEDNLGCPKALLTHSCTAALEMAAILADVGPGDEVIMPSFTFVSTANAFVLRGAVPVFVDIRPDSLNLDERLVEAAITEKTKAIVAVHYAGQPCDMDALLRICNNHGLMLIEDAAQAILAREKTRALGTIGHLGCLSFHETKNVISGEGGALLINDPKLIERAEIIWQKGTNRKAFARGEVSKYTWVDVGSSFLPSELTAAFLYAQLEQGESINSHRRGLYEAYYNQLQALEADGFFQLPRTPGGRPANAHIFYLLMRNNQERSELIQFLRERDIHAVFHYVPLHDSPAGLRYSRSIGELPVTCDVAQRLVRLPLYSDMTARQVARVCAAIAQFFAEPRAV from the coding sequence GTGAGCAAACAGGTCATACCTTTCAACAAGCCTTTCGTCGTTGGCAAGGAATTGTTCTATATCGCCCAGGCAGTGATGAACGGCGGCATCGCTGGCGACGGACAGTTCACTCAATCGTGTCAGCAATGGTTGGAAGACAACCTGGGATGCCCCAAGGCGCTGCTGACCCATTCCTGTACCGCGGCGCTGGAGATGGCGGCGATCCTGGCTGATGTCGGGCCGGGGGATGAGGTCATCATGCCGTCGTTCACGTTCGTATCTACCGCCAATGCTTTCGTGCTGCGCGGTGCGGTTCCGGTATTCGTGGACATACGCCCGGACAGCCTCAACCTTGACGAGCGTCTGGTCGAAGCCGCGATCACCGAGAAAACCAAGGCGATCGTGGCGGTGCATTATGCAGGGCAGCCTTGTGACATGGACGCGCTGCTGCGTATCTGCAACAACCATGGCCTGATGCTTATCGAAGACGCTGCTCAGGCGATTCTCGCCAGGGAAAAGACCCGTGCACTTGGTACCATCGGGCACCTCGGTTGCCTGAGTTTCCATGAAACCAAGAACGTCATCAGTGGTGAGGGAGGGGCGTTGCTGATCAACGACCCGAAACTGATCGAGCGTGCAGAAATCATCTGGCAGAAGGGGACCAACCGCAAGGCGTTCGCCCGGGGTGAAGTCAGCAAATATACCTGGGTCGATGTCGGCTCTTCGTTCCTTCCCAGCGAATTGACGGCCGCCTTCCTCTATGCACAGCTGGAGCAGGGCGAAAGCATCAACTCTCATCGGCGTGGTTTGTACGAGGCTTATTACAATCAGTTGCAGGCGCTGGAAGCCGATGGCTTTTTCCAGCTTCCCCGTACGCCAGGGGGGCGGCCAGCCAATGCGCACATTTTCTACCTGTTGATGCGCAACAACCAGGAACGCAGCGAGCTGATCCAGTTCTTGCGTGAACGGGATATCCATGCAGTGTTCCACTACGTACCGCTGCACGATTCACCTGCCGGCCTGCGGTATTCCCGCAGCATCGGAGAGCTGCCGGTAACCTGTGATGTTGCCCAGCGTCTGGTGCGCTTGCCACTTTACTCGGACATGACTGCTCGCCAGGTTGCCCGAGTGTGCGCAGCAATCGCCCAGTTCTTTGCCGAGCCTCGCGCTGTCTGA
- a CDS encoding NAD(P)/FAD-dependent oxidoreductase yields MFLIIGNGMVGLAIAAGLSRSVPAERITVVGPMSRPYSASMAAAAMLNSFAELEPGALDKPRDRLKFELSQASARLWGAFVEEFEIPAEHYRLGTVLVNNNASNRFEDQAFDAIADYLEEFAEPYERIEPTLEPAYSPASAYRSRNALFLPREGVVNPDGVIQALQQTLARRGVRFVEGVVESLDKIGGRTCGARLADGRVLAAERVVLANGSKATRLWAEDDCIRVINGVGATVVLKNPGIQGRYVLRTPNRGGACGIYHAPYQDDLFVVGATNLITTVDEQVPRAESVAALINGAINQVNQMHRASGFVRYNFGYRPVSLDGYPVIGQLNDNTFIATGTRRDGYHFAPWLADNLAALLQGVQLSPQARAYFEYTRPHRRAMLDDSVEACCRKYAAVKCSALSQHGYDAGHTDADQALEGHYYQRARDFFARNGLEKAVQVEFLDALIGGYLPLSDFT; encoded by the coding sequence ATGTTCCTGATCATTGGTAACGGCATGGTTGGCCTGGCGATCGCCGCCGGCCTTTCCCGTTCGGTACCCGCCGAGCGCATTACAGTGGTAGGCCCGATGTCGCGGCCCTACAGCGCCTCGATGGCTGCTGCAGCCATGCTCAACTCGTTCGCGGAGCTGGAGCCGGGTGCGTTGGACAAACCGCGAGACCGCCTCAAGTTCGAGTTGAGCCAGGCTTCCGCGCGGTTGTGGGGGGCGTTTGTCGAAGAGTTCGAGATACCCGCCGAGCATTACCGTTTGGGTACCGTGCTGGTCAACAACAATGCCTCCAACAGGTTCGAGGACCAGGCGTTCGACGCCATCGCCGATTATCTCGAAGAGTTTGCCGAGCCGTATGAGCGGATCGAGCCGACCCTGGAACCGGCCTATTCACCGGCTTCGGCCTATCGCAGTCGCAATGCCCTCTTCCTGCCCCGCGAAGGCGTGGTCAACCCAGATGGTGTCATCCAGGCCCTGCAACAGACGCTGGCAAGGCGCGGTGTACGCTTTGTCGAGGGTGTGGTGGAGTCTCTCGACAAGATCGGTGGCCGAACCTGCGGGGCTCGCCTGGCCGATGGTCGGGTGCTGGCTGCGGAGCGTGTGGTCCTCGCCAATGGCAGCAAGGCGACCCGGCTGTGGGCCGAAGACGACTGCATTCGGGTCATCAACGGCGTCGGCGCTACTGTTGTTCTGAAGAACCCGGGGATCCAGGGTCGTTACGTGCTTCGCACGCCAAATCGTGGCGGCGCCTGTGGTATCTACCATGCGCCCTATCAGGACGATCTGTTCGTGGTAGGGGCGACAAACCTGATCACCACTGTCGATGAACAGGTCCCACGTGCCGAGTCCGTGGCGGCCCTGATAAATGGTGCGATCAATCAGGTCAACCAGATGCACCGTGCCAGCGGCTTCGTGCGATACAACTTCGGCTATCGACCGGTGAGCCTGGATGGCTATCCGGTAATCGGCCAGCTCAATGACAACACATTCATTGCGACCGGTACGCGGCGGGATGGCTATCACTTTGCGCCTTGGCTGGCTGACAACCTGGCGGCGCTGTTGCAGGGGGTGCAGCTCTCGCCCCAGGCGCGTGCGTACTTCGAATACACCCGGCCACATCGGCGCGCAATGCTTGATGATTCGGTCGAAGCGTGCTGCCGCAAATACGCGGCAGTCAAATGTTCGGCGCTTTCCCAGCATGGCTATGACGCGGGGCATACCGATGCCGACCAGGCGCTCGAGGGCCACTACTACCAGCGCGCGAGGGATTTCTTTGCCCGTAACGGCCTTGAGAAGGCAGTACAGGTCGAGTTTCTCGATGCGCTCATTGGCGGCTACCTGCCGCTGAGCGATTTCACCTGA
- a CDS encoding class I SAM-dependent methyltransferase has product MLKKGSTSVTQSSDSQLEARERLWQSFANAPLDDAEKERNLGLFIRSASLARMLAISDLYREIVSLPGSVLDFGTWRGQNAVLCENLRAIFEPFNKQRRIAAFDTFAGYKSHASDSKVTNENFQDGCYDTGSGYADYLRHLLALHESINALPQVSSGHQVVEGDIKDTLPRFIEENRNLLVALAFFDMNLEGPTRFALEQILPRCVPGSQLVFFQLQRDFLPGEGYAYVAEVLGKVRHEIKRSQTYPSLCIVKVL; this is encoded by the coding sequence ATGCTCAAGAAAGGCTCTACTTCCGTTACCCAGTCCAGCGACAGTCAGCTAGAGGCACGGGAACGACTCTGGCAGTCCTTTGCCAATGCACCGCTCGATGACGCCGAAAAGGAGCGCAACCTCGGCCTGTTCATCCGCTCGGCCTCCCTTGCGCGGATGCTGGCGATTTCCGACCTGTACCGCGAGATCGTCTCGCTGCCCGGCTCGGTGCTCGACTTCGGCACCTGGCGCGGCCAGAACGCCGTGCTCTGCGAGAATCTGAGGGCCATATTCGAGCCGTTCAACAAACAGCGACGCATTGCGGCATTCGATACCTTCGCTGGCTACAAATCGCACGCCAGCGACAGCAAAGTGACCAACGAAAATTTCCAGGACGGTTGCTACGATACCGGCAGCGGTTATGCCGATTACCTGCGCCATCTGCTTGCATTGCACGAGAGCATCAATGCCTTGCCACAGGTTTCCAGCGGCCATCAGGTGGTCGAGGGCGATATCAAGGATACCTTGCCACGTTTCATCGAGGAGAATCGCAATCTGCTGGTGGCGTTGGCCTTTTTCGACATGAACCTGGAAGGGCCGACCCGGTTTGCCTTGGAACAGATCCTGCCGCGCTGTGTGCCGGGTTCGCAGCTGGTGTTCTTCCAGTTGCAGCGTGATTTCCTGCCAGGCGAGGGTTACGCCTACGTAGCTGAAGTGCTGGGCAAGGTTCGTCACGAGATCAAGCGCTCACAGACCTACCCGTCCCTGTGCATCGTCAAAGTGCTGTAA
- a CDS encoding class I SAM-dependent methyltransferase, protein MSTTILREVEQYYSSRIREHGATPEGVDWNGTASQHLRFEQLLKLVSQEEWQRGFSLVDVGCGYGALLDWLRERGGVVDYHGYDLSPEMIASARATHGEDQFTCFEVADRPTRTADYAVASGIFNVSQQTPREAWEEYIAEVLRTMDACSTKGFAFNCLTSYSDAPFMRDYLYYGDPCFYFDLCKRTYSRQVALLHDYGLYEFTLLVRKAP, encoded by the coding sequence ATGAGCACGACCATTTTGCGAGAAGTGGAACAGTACTATTCCTCGCGTATTCGCGAGCATGGCGCCACTCCGGAAGGGGTTGACTGGAACGGTACTGCTTCCCAGCATCTGCGCTTCGAACAGCTGCTCAAACTGGTGTCGCAGGAAGAATGGCAGCGGGGTTTCAGCCTGGTCGACGTGGGTTGTGGTTATGGGGCATTGCTCGACTGGCTGCGCGAACGCGGCGGCGTAGTGGACTATCACGGCTATGACCTGTCACCCGAAATGATTGCGTCGGCCCGCGCCACGCATGGTGAGGACCAGTTCACCTGTTTCGAGGTCGCCGACCGGCCCACCCGGACGGCCGATTACGCGGTAGCCAGCGGCATTTTCAACGTGTCCCAGCAGACGCCACGGGAAGCCTGGGAAGAATATATTGCCGAGGTGCTTCGCACCATGGATGCGTGCTCGACCAAAGGCTTTGCCTTCAACTGCCTTACCAGCTACTCCGACGCGCCATTCATGCGCGACTACCTGTATTACGGTGACCCGTGCTTCTACTTTGATCTGTGCAAAAGAACCTACTCCAGGCAGGTGGCACTCTTGCACGACTATGGCTTGTACGAATTCACCCTCCTCGTGCGCAAGGCCCCGTGA
- a CDS encoding WbqC family protein — MLQSNYIPWKGYFDLIGSVDAFILFDDVQYTRRDWRNRNKIKTAHGEHWLSIPVKNKGRYDQLINEVEISEPGWAAAHWKTIEMSYRRAACFQQMEGPVRALFEQAAELTHLSRINHLFIAGLCPLLGIRTPLYRSENLGHATGKNERLIQLCQAVGGTHYLSGPAASCYLDEAAFATAGLGLSYMSYDGYLEYPQLYGEFQHALSVIDLLFNTGADAPAFLERRP, encoded by the coding sequence GTGCTGCAGTCCAACTACATTCCCTGGAAAGGGTACTTCGACCTCATCGGCAGCGTCGATGCGTTCATCCTCTTCGATGATGTCCAGTACACGCGCCGCGACTGGCGTAACCGCAACAAGATCAAGACTGCCCACGGAGAGCATTGGCTGAGCATCCCGGTGAAAAACAAGGGGCGCTACGACCAATTGATCAACGAAGTTGAGATCAGTGAGCCTGGCTGGGCGGCTGCCCACTGGAAGACCATCGAAATGAGCTACCGTCGCGCGGCCTGCTTCCAGCAGATGGAAGGGCCTGTCAGGGCGCTCTTCGAGCAGGCCGCCGAGCTCACTCATCTTTCGCGTATCAATCACCTGTTCATCGCCGGCCTGTGCCCCCTGCTGGGTATACGAACGCCGCTTTATCGTTCCGAAAACCTGGGCCATGCAACCGGCAAGAATGAGCGTCTGATCCAGTTATGCCAAGCAGTAGGTGGTACGCATTACCTGTCGGGACCGGCAGCCAGCTGTTACCTGGACGAGGCCGCGTTCGCTACTGCCGGGCTTGGCCTTTCGTACATGAGTTATGACGGCTATCTCGAATACCCGCAACTGTACGGCGAATTTCAGCACGCGCTGAGTGTCATCGACCTGCTGTTCAACACCGGCGCCGACGCGCCTGCCTTCCTGGAGCGGCGACCATGA